In Pirellulales bacterium, a single window of DNA contains:
- a CDS encoding YbaB/EbfC family nucleoid-associated protein: protein MFKGIGNLSSILKQAQEVGGRLQSLNEELKKRRVVGRSGADLIEVEANGIGQILKITIDPGLIERRDREMLEDLIPAAVNQALAKAKEMHADALRDLTGGMNLPPLDDLMAKIQSQET from the coding sequence ATGTTCAAAGGAATTGGAAATCTGAGTTCGATCTTGAAACAGGCCCAGGAGGTTGGCGGCCGCTTGCAATCGCTCAACGAAGAATTGAAGAAGCGGCGCGTCGTCGGCCGCTCGGGGGCAGACCTAATTGAAGTCGAGGCGAACGGAATCGGACAAATCCTGAAGATCACGATCGACCCTGGACTGATTGAGCGTCGAGATCGTGAAATGCTAGAAGACTTGATCCCGGCGGCCGTGAACCAAGCGCTGGCGAAGGCCAAGGAAATGCACGCCGACGCGCTGCGCGACTTGACCGGCGGCATGAATCTCCCGCCGCTCGACGATCTGATGGCCAAGATTCAGTCGCAGGAAACATGA
- the recR gene encoding recombination mediator RecR has protein sequence MTLLTESVSRLIDEMAKLPGIGRKSAERIAYHILRVHKNEALGLADAIRNVKENVRYCRLCYNLAEADECAICRDPARDPRLLCVVEQPRDLMALEQAGAYKGLYHVLLGRIAPLEGIGPDQLTIGPLVERIRSGQFAEVIMGTNPTLEGDGTALFIANQLADVPVAITRLARGITTGSVLEFANKEILSDALSGRQKF, from the coding sequence ATGACGCTGTTGACTGAATCGGTGAGCCGCCTGATCGACGAAATGGCCAAGCTGCCGGGGATCGGCCGCAAATCGGCCGAGCGGATCGCCTATCACATTCTGCGGGTCCATAAGAACGAGGCGCTCGGGCTGGCCGACGCGATTCGAAACGTCAAGGAGAACGTGCGATACTGTCGGCTTTGCTATAATCTGGCGGAGGCGGATGAATGTGCGATCTGCCGCGATCCAGCGCGCGATCCGCGGCTTCTCTGCGTGGTCGAGCAGCCGCGCGATTTGATGGCCCTCGAACAAGCCGGCGCCTACAAGGGGCTGTATCATGTGCTATTGGGGCGGATCGCTCCGCTGGAAGGGATCGGTCCCGATCAGCTCACGATCGGCCCTTTGGTCGAGCGCATTCGATCGGGTCAGTTCGCGGAGGTGATTATGGGTACGAATCCGACGCTCGAAGGGGACGGAACGGCCCTTTTCATCGCCAACCAATTGGCCGACGTTCCGGTGGCAATTACGCGGCTGGCTCGGGGGATTACGACGGGGAGCGTACTGGAATTCGCGAATAAGGAGATTCTTTCCGACGCCCTCTCCGGGCGGCAGAAATTTTGA
- the rpoN gene encoding RNA polymerase factor sigma-54 produces MRLSFGQELRLVQKQVLAPRMIQSMEILQLPMMALQERIEQEMQENEALELVEEDPDLPDEQVETPNPDAPTPEERELVVDENKDNAADFERLLSMDEEWPDHFEERSRPSATRLAEEGDRQHDAMANMVDRPQSLHEYLHDQLGWFDLEEPLRQMCDRIIYALDSNGYLQGRLEDLVDSDGGQSALALAQKALTTVQRLDPPGVGARDLRECLLLQLKPNMPHYEQLKTLIANHLEDLEHNRLPQIERRTGYSIDLIKQTLDELRKLNPKPGANFSGGFVPSVTPDVYIELAESGKYKVRLEDGRTPNLFISAYYRQLLMSPDTDEKTREYIKRKINSAQWLIESIEQRRNTLTRVAQAIVDHQTEFLNKGPEHIEPLKMQQIADKVGVHVTTVSRAVDDKWVQTPRGIFPLKRFFVGGTVSAGGEEVAWDAVRIKLQEIVDAESKQHPHSDDELVKELAKHGLTVARRTVTKYRKAMKIPSSRQRRDWTLGGDAPPAAAEVNGAEQHDEEDHQEERGDEPASGPRDGNVPHGDAQSDIETPLA; encoded by the coding sequence ATGCGACTTTCGTTCGGACAAGAACTGCGATTGGTTCAAAAGCAGGTGCTTGCGCCGCGGATGATCCAATCGATGGAAATCTTGCAGTTGCCGATGATGGCCCTGCAGGAGCGCATCGAGCAGGAGATGCAGGAAAACGAAGCGCTCGAGTTGGTCGAGGAGGATCCCGATCTGCCGGACGAGCAAGTCGAGACTCCAAATCCCGACGCGCCGACGCCGGAAGAGCGGGAACTCGTCGTCGATGAGAACAAGGACAACGCCGCCGATTTCGAGCGGCTGTTGAGCATGGACGAGGAGTGGCCCGACCACTTCGAGGAGCGCAGCCGTCCATCCGCCACGCGGCTCGCCGAAGAGGGAGACCGCCAACACGACGCGATGGCCAACATGGTCGATCGCCCCCAATCGCTGCACGAGTATCTGCATGATCAACTCGGCTGGTTCGATCTCGAAGAGCCGCTGCGGCAGATGTGCGACCGGATCATCTACGCTCTCGACTCGAACGGTTATTTGCAGGGCCGGCTGGAGGACCTAGTCGATTCCGACGGCGGCCAATCGGCGCTGGCACTAGCACAGAAGGCGCTCACGACCGTGCAGAGGCTCGATCCGCCGGGAGTCGGCGCTCGCGATCTCCGCGAGTGCCTTTTGCTCCAGCTCAAGCCGAACATGCCGCATTATGAGCAGCTCAAGACGCTGATCGCGAATCACCTGGAAGACCTGGAGCACAACCGGCTTCCTCAGATCGAGCGGCGGACCGGATATTCGATCGACTTGATCAAGCAAACTCTCGACGAGCTGCGCAAGCTCAATCCCAAGCCCGGCGCGAATTTCTCCGGCGGCTTCGTCCCCAGCGTCACGCCCGATGTGTACATTGAGTTGGCCGAGTCGGGCAAATACAAGGTGCGGCTCGAAGACGGCCGCACGCCGAACCTGTTCATCAGCGCCTACTATCGGCAATTGCTGATGTCGCCCGACACCGACGAAAAAACCCGCGAGTACATCAAGCGGAAGATCAACTCGGCCCAATGGCTGATCGAATCGATCGAGCAGCGCCGCAACACGCTCACCCGCGTAGCCCAGGCAATCGTCGATCATCAAACCGAGTTCCTGAACAAAGGCCCGGAGCACATCGAGCCGCTCAAGATGCAGCAGATCGCCGATAAAGTCGGCGTGCACGTGACCACCGTGAGCCGGGCCGTCGATGATAAATGGGTGCAAACCCCGCGCGGCATCTTCCCGCTCAAGCGATTCTTCGTCGGCGGCACGGTCAGCGCCGGCGGCGAGGAAGTGGCCTGGGACGCCGTGCGAATCAAGCTGCAAGAGATCGTCGATGCCGAGAGCAAGCAGCATCCGCACAGTGACGATGAATTGGTCAAGGAATTGGCCAAACACGGCCTGACCGTCGCCCGCCGCACGGTGACCAAGTATCGGAAGGCCATGAAGATCCCCAGCTCCCGCCAGCGCCGCGACTGGACATTGGGCGGCGATGCGCCGCCGGCCGCCGCCGAAGTCAATGGCGCGGAGCAGCATGACGAAGAAGATCACCAAGAAGAACGCGGCGATGAGCCGGCCAGCGGTCCGCGGGACGGCAACGTGCCCCACGGCGATGCGCAATCCGACATCGAAACGCCGCTCGCGTAG
- a CDS encoding retropepsin-like aspartic protease produces MKFPYRRYAIEPSPAAPMLSIISRPVIPVRFSGSKGTRNCYALLDTGADESYITQSMAEKLGIAPLSEVISTVQSASGKMSIMYGEVLIEVADGDERFSRRIAVGIADETWSEAILGHIGFLEHFDATFSYVDQTVTLLVRGE; encoded by the coding sequence GTGAAGTTTCCGTATCGCCGCTATGCGATTGAGCCCTCTCCCGCGGCGCCCATGCTCTCTATCATTTCGCGGCCCGTCATTCCCGTCAGGTTTTCGGGATCCAAGGGCACCCGCAACTGCTACGCCCTGCTCGATACCGGTGCCGACGAGTCGTACATCACGCAGAGCATGGCCGAAAAGCTCGGGATTGCGCCGCTCTCGGAAGTGATTTCAACTGTGCAGTCGGCAAGCGGCAAAATGTCGATAATGTACGGCGAGGTGCTCATTGAAGTTGCCGATGGAGACGAGCGATTCTCCCGTCGAATTGCAGTCGGCATCGCGGACGAAACCTGGTCGGAGGCAATTCTCGGCCACATCGGATTCCTCGAGCATTTTGACGCCACGTTTTCTTACGTGGACCAGACTGTGACGCTGCTCGTCCGTGGCGAATAA
- a CDS encoding PH domain-containing protein: MRCEHCETEIPSGAAFCPGCGKRLDESAEPPAAAAPAPSSAQQLQHKAEQVRAPRDIPEQELWRGAYSYKSMLGVLALGGLASIVGIVLLFVAVSPVIRWTIVGCLVALWIFIAAYVLRRRIGIHYRLTNQRFFIERGIFSRVTDRIEVIDINDMKYEQNLFERMFDVGSIKLTASDHSVPEFDLDGIEHVVEVANLIDQARRAERNRRGLYIEAS, from the coding sequence ATGCGGTGCGAGCATTGCGAGACGGAGATTCCCTCGGGAGCGGCGTTTTGTCCTGGTTGCGGTAAGCGATTGGATGAATCGGCCGAGCCTCCCGCGGCGGCGGCGCCGGCTCCGTCTTCCGCGCAACAACTTCAGCACAAGGCTGAGCAGGTCCGCGCGCCCCGCGACATTCCCGAGCAAGAACTATGGCGCGGCGCCTATTCGTACAAGTCGATGCTCGGGGTGCTGGCTCTCGGCGGATTGGCGTCGATCGTTGGAATCGTCTTGCTATTCGTCGCCGTCAGTCCCGTTATTCGATGGACGATTGTCGGGTGTCTCGTCGCGCTGTGGATCTTCATCGCTGCCTATGTGCTGCGCCGTCGGATTGGAATCCATTACCGGCTCACCAATCAACGATTCTTCATTGAGCGAGGAATCTTCAGCCGCGTCACGGATCGGATCGAAGTGATCGACATCAACGACATGAAGTACGAGCAAAACCTCTTCGAACGGATGTTCGACGTCGGTTCGATCAAGCTCACCGCGTCGGACCATAGCGTCCCGGAATTCGATCTCGACGGGATCGAGCACGTCGTGGAGGTGGCCAATCTCATCGACCAAGCGCGGCGGGCGGAAAGAAATCGCCGCGGACTCTACATCGAAGCGAGTTGA
- a CDS encoding YraN family protein, which produces MATRTRKPRRSRLTKLSVWVTGWARQFRARYNSSINSLRRALAPKTLGQRGEAVAARYLKRLGYVIVARGSHIRRGEIDLIAVDGRTVVFVEVKTRVSHDAGHPAEAVDRDKQHRLTRLAMIYLKRHGLLETSARFDVIAITWPKGQRRPTIEHFKNAFEPVGEGQMFY; this is translated from the coding sequence ATGGCAACTCGAACGCGCAAGCCACGCCGTTCGCGGTTGACTAAACTGTCGGTCTGGGTCACTGGTTGGGCGCGGCAGTTCCGCGCGCGCTACAATTCCTCGATTAATTCCCTCCGCCGCGCGCTGGCTCCAAAGACGCTCGGACAGCGTGGCGAGGCGGTGGCCGCTCGGTATCTTAAGCGATTGGGCTATGTGATCGTCGCCCGCGGATCCCACATCCGCCGCGGCGAGATCGATCTGATCGCCGTCGATGGCCGGACGGTCGTGTTCGTCGAAGTCAAGACACGCGTTTCGCACGACGCCGGCCACCCGGCCGAAGCGGTCGACCGCGACAAGCAGCACCGCCTCACGCGCCTGGCGATGATCTATCTCAAGCGTCACGGGCTGTTGGAGACCTCCGCCCGCTTCGACGTGATCGCCATCACCTGGCCCAAGGGGCAGCGCCGCCCGACGATCGAGCACTTCAAGAACGCCTTCGAGCCGGTCGGCGAGGGGCAGATGTTTTATTGA
- the rplS gene encoding 50S ribosomal protein L19: MSEQILALVEKSSLKAEIPKFEIGDTVDVHTRILEGEKERIQIFNGVVIARNGSGTRAMFTVRRIVAGEGVERKFPLHSPKIAKVEVKRSGVVRRAKLYFLRDRVGKAVRLRERRGEGVAEAEAAK; this comes from the coding sequence ATGAGCGAGCAAATCCTGGCCTTGGTGGAAAAGAGCAGCCTCAAGGCCGAAATACCGAAATTCGAAATCGGTGACACGGTCGACGTACACACGCGGATTCTCGAAGGGGAGAAAGAGCGGATCCAGATCTTCAACGGCGTCGTGATCGCCCGCAACGGTTCCGGCACCCGGGCCATGTTCACGGTCCGGCGGATCGTGGCGGGCGAAGGGGTCGAGCGCAAGTTTCCGCTGCATTCGCCGAAGATTGCGAAGGTGGAGGTGAAGCGCTCCGGAGTCGTGCGGCGGGCGAAGCTGTACTTTCTCCGCGACCGCGTTGGCAAGGCCGTTCGCCTCCGCGAGCGCCGGGGCGAGGGCGTCGCCGAAGCAGAAGCGGCAAAGTGA
- the trmD gene encoding tRNA (guanosine(37)-N1)-methyltransferase TrmD, translating into MRFDVLTLFPEMFPGYLGQSLLKLAIERGLVDVRLHNIRDWAMGRHKVVDDRPFGGGPGMILKVEPVVECVEAVRASDPDPGHLVMLTPQGRRLTQPIVEELAAHKRLLLLCGRYEGFDDRVRQILKPDELSIGDFILGGGEVAAMVVIDAVIRLVPGVLGHEESAGNDSFSGTSRLLEHAQFTRPREFRGLTVPEVLLGGNHEEIARWRLEQSLQQTAQRRADLLER; encoded by the coding sequence ATGCGATTCGATGTTTTGACTTTGTTTCCGGAGATGTTTCCGGGCTACTTGGGGCAGAGCCTTTTGAAGTTGGCGATTGAGCGCGGGTTGGTGGATGTGCGGTTGCACAATATCCGCGATTGGGCAATGGGTCGGCACAAGGTGGTGGACGATCGCCCGTTCGGGGGCGGACCCGGCATGATCCTCAAGGTCGAGCCGGTCGTCGAGTGTGTCGAGGCGGTCCGGGCGAGCGATCCTGATCCGGGTCATCTGGTCATGCTCACGCCGCAAGGACGCCGGCTCACGCAGCCGATCGTCGAGGAGTTGGCCGCTCACAAGCGGCTGCTACTGCTTTGCGGGCGGTACGAGGGGTTTGACGATCGGGTGCGGCAAATCCTCAAGCCGGATGAACTGTCGATCGGCGACTTCATCCTCGGTGGCGGCGAGGTGGCGGCGATGGTGGTGATCGACGCCGTGATTCGGCTCGTGCCGGGCGTGCTCGGTCACGAGGAGAGCGCGGGAAACGATTCGTTTTCGGGGACAAGCCGACTTTTGGAGCACGCCCAATTCACCCGCCCGCGCGAATTCCGCGGGCTGACCGTGCCGGAGGTGCTGCTGGGGGGAAACCACGAAGAAATCGCCCGCTGGCGGCTTGAGCAGAGTCTTCAACAGACCGCCCAGCGCCGTGCGGATTTATTAGAACGATAG
- the rpsP gene encoding 30S ribosomal protein S16, with the protein MKRMGRKHRSFFRICATDSRSPRDGRVIEELGTYDPHVPDTDARTTINGERLKYWLGVGAKPSEKVAILIKKYGPDGIRAAEQQAARERLTAPKAIPDPGPPTFVLKPKTEKAPEAKAPAAEAPASGAPPAEAPASEVPAAEAAPAEQPAAAPTP; encoded by the coding sequence ATGAAACGGATGGGGCGCAAACACCGGTCGTTTTTCCGGATTTGCGCGACCGACTCGCGGAGCCCCCGCGATGGCCGCGTGATAGAGGAACTGGGCACCTACGATCCGCACGTGCCGGACACCGATGCCCGCACGACGATCAACGGCGAGCGGCTCAAGTATTGGCTCGGCGTGGGGGCAAAGCCATCGGAGAAGGTGGCGATATTGATCAAGAAATACGGCCCGGACGGAATCCGCGCCGCGGAGCAGCAGGCTGCCCGCGAGCGGCTGACGGCGCCGAAGGCAATTCCCGATCCTGGGCCACCGACATTTGTGCTGAAGCCGAAGACCGAGAAGGCGCCAGAGGCCAAGGCGCCGGCCGCGGAAGCGCCGGCTTCGGGGGCGCCGCCGGCCGAAGCACCGGCCTCCGAAGTGCCAGCCGCAGAGGCGGCGCCGGCCGAACAACCAGCCGCCGCGCCGACGCCGTAG
- the ffh gene encoding signal recognition particle protein, translating to MFESIQNGLSGALRKLSGRGKLSEANMREGLKEVERALLEADVSYSVVKEFMDRVTQEAVGEKVLQSLRPDQQVIGVVHRELINLMGPVDHSLHLKPGTTVLMLCGLQGSGKTTTCGKLGRMIKERGVKPMLVAADLQRPAAIQQLHVLGEQLGIPVYSEPGATNPVSVCQNAVKKARAEAIGAVILDTAGRLHIDEELMDQLERIDNQVGPEQVYLVVDGMTGQDAVNSAKVFQDALELDGVIMTKLDGDARGGAALSVKAVTGVPLKFIGTGEHLDALEEFHPDRMAGRILGMGDVLTLVETAQQKLDQDVLAEQEAQLRKGEFTLDSFRKMLGQTRTMGPIKKLLGLMPGMGGLNDMLGDEDVEGAMDRTFGIIDSMTSDERRNPSRVIDPSRRRRIAAGAGVEPHEVNDLVKQFDGIAAMMKSMAGKGMGDRLRMMKELQQGGLMNPGAKLGKSKQGTGKRLTTDEKRKLKKQREKELRRRKYENKHGDQKNKDQNGRKPDDEDKPGE from the coding sequence ATGTTCGAATCAATTCAAAACGGTCTGTCCGGCGCGTTGCGCAAGTTGAGCGGTCGGGGGAAGCTCAGCGAAGCGAACATGCGCGAGGGGCTGAAGGAGGTCGAGCGCGCGCTGCTCGAAGCGGACGTCAGCTATTCGGTCGTGAAGGAGTTCATGGACCGGGTGACGCAGGAGGCGGTCGGCGAGAAGGTGCTGCAGTCGCTCCGGCCGGATCAGCAGGTCATCGGCGTCGTGCACCGGGAACTCATCAATCTGATGGGACCCGTGGATCACTCGCTGCACCTCAAGCCCGGCACCACGGTGCTGATGCTCTGCGGCCTGCAAGGCTCCGGCAAGACGACCACTTGCGGCAAGCTCGGGCGGATGATCAAGGAGCGCGGCGTGAAGCCGATGCTGGTGGCCGCCGACCTGCAGCGCCCCGCCGCCATTCAGCAGTTGCACGTGCTGGGGGAGCAACTCGGCATTCCCGTCTACTCCGAGCCGGGGGCGACGAATCCCGTGTCGGTCTGCCAGAACGCCGTCAAGAAAGCTCGGGCCGAAGCCATTGGGGCCGTCATCCTCGACACGGCCGGGCGATTGCACATCGACGAAGAGTTGATGGACCAACTCGAGCGGATCGACAATCAGGTCGGTCCCGAGCAAGTGTACCTGGTGGTCGATGGCATGACCGGGCAAGACGCCGTCAACAGCGCCAAAGTCTTCCAAGACGCGCTGGAGTTGGACGGCGTGATCATGACCAAGCTCGATGGCGACGCCCGCGGTGGGGCGGCGCTTTCGGTCAAAGCAGTTACCGGCGTGCCGCTAAAGTTCATCGGCACGGGCGAGCATCTCGATGCGCTCGAGGAATTCCATCCCGATCGGATGGCGGGGCGAATCCTCGGCATGGGAGACGTGCTGACGCTCGTCGAAACGGCCCAGCAGAAGCTCGATCAAGACGTGCTCGCGGAACAAGAGGCTCAACTCCGCAAGGGTGAATTCACGCTCGACAGTTTCCGCAAGATGCTCGGGCAAACACGGACGATGGGCCCGATTAAGAAACTGCTTGGATTGATGCCCGGCATGGGCGGGCTGAACGATATGCTCGGCGATGAAGATGTGGAAGGGGCAATGGACCGCACGTTTGGGATCATCGACTCAATGACGTCCGACGAGCGCCGCAATCCGAGCCGGGTGATCGATCCCAGCCGCCGCCGCCGGATCGCTGCCGGCGCGGGCGTCGAGCCGCACGAAGTCAACGACTTGGTCAAGCAATTCGACGGCATCGCCGCCATGATGAAGAGCATGGCCGGCAAGGGGATGGGCGATCGGCTGCGGATGATGAAAGAGCTTCAGCAAGGGGGCCTGATGAACCCCGGGGCAAAGCTCGGCAAGTCGAAGCAAGGCACCGGCAAGCGACTCACGACCGATGAAAAGCGCAAGCTCAAGAAACAGCGCGAAAAAGAACTCCGCCGGCGGAAATACGAAAACAAGCACGGTGACCAGAAAAACAAGGACCAGAACGGGCGAAAGCCGGACGACGAGGACAAACCCGGTGAGTGA
- a CDS encoding NAD-dependent epimerase/dehydratase family protein, with protein sequence MHALVTGAGGFLGLYVVEQLIARGDRVRGYCRKDDPELRRLGVEVVQGDLRDRDRMIAACEGIDTVFHVGGVTGIWGSWQHYYDVNTLGTEHVLEGCRRHGVTRLVYSSSPSVTFDGRDQCGVDESAPYATRWLCHYPHSKALAEQRVLAASGSGGLLTCALRPHLIWGPRDRRLVPRLLKRQRAGQLRRVGDGQNLIDMVYVENAAAAHLQAADALGPGSPIGGRAYFISQGEPVNCWQWIEQLLALAGLGPVSGSIPTRLAWTIGTGLEAFHHLFRPNTEPRMTRFLAAQLGRSHYFNIRRAKEDFGYLPAVSTAEGMQRLGKYLRTPVK encoded by the coding sequence ATGCACGCATTGGTGACCGGCGCCGGCGGGTTTCTCGGGCTGTATGTCGTCGAGCAGCTCATTGCCCGGGGAGATCGCGTCCGCGGATACTGCCGCAAGGACGATCCGGAGCTGCGTCGGCTGGGAGTCGAAGTCGTGCAAGGGGATCTGCGCGATCGAGACCGCATGATCGCGGCCTGCGAGGGAATCGACACTGTTTTCCACGTCGGCGGCGTCACCGGCATTTGGGGATCCTGGCAGCATTACTACGACGTCAACACACTGGGCACTGAGCACGTGCTGGAGGGTTGTCGGCGGCACGGTGTCACGCGACTGGTTTACTCGAGCAGCCCGAGCGTCACGTTCGACGGCCGGGATCAGTGCGGAGTTGACGAATCGGCGCCGTATGCGACGCGCTGGCTCTGCCACTATCCGCATTCGAAGGCCCTGGCCGAGCAGCGCGTGCTGGCCGCCAGCGGCAGCGGCGGATTGCTCACCTGCGCCCTGCGGCCGCATTTGATCTGGGGACCGCGCGACCGGCGCCTCGTACCCCGGCTCTTGAAGCGCCAGCGGGCCGGCCAATTGCGCCGCGTCGGCGATGGCCAGAATCTGATCGACATGGTGTACGTCGAAAACGCCGCCGCGGCCCATCTTCAAGCCGCCGACGCGCTGGGCCCCGGCTCGCCGATCGGCGGTCGGGCCTATTTCATCAGCCAGGGAGAACCCGTCAACTGCTGGCAGTGGATCGAGCAACTGCTCGCGCTGGCCGGCCTAGGACCGGTGAGCGGCTCTATTCCCACGCGACTGGCTTGGACTATCGGGACCGGTCTCGAAGCATTCCACCATCTTTTTCGGCCCAACACCGAACCACGAATGACCCGCTTCCTCGCCGCCCAACTCGGCCGCTCCCACTACTTCAACATCCGCCGCGCGAAAGAAGATTTCGGCTACCTTCCAGCCGTCTCGACAGCGGAAGGGATGCAGCGGCTGGGAAAATATCTGAGGACTCCTGTCAAATAG